TGACGGGTTTTCATCGCCTTGCCATGCTGTTGCTGTTGCTGCTCTCTGTACTGCTGCTGGCCTGGCAGCATTGGGGCATGGATCGGGTACTTTATATTGATGCGCGCAGTGGCTACCCCGTCAGCGTGATCAGCGATGGTGATGGCCAGAAAGACCCGGCGGGTTACTCCCAGGCAAGTTATCAGGCACAAGACCACCGCATGCGCATGGATTGCACGCTGACCACGCGGTACGAGTGGCCGTATTGCGAGCTGGATGTGCAACTGGCCAAAGCCCCGGAAGGCATTGATCTGGCCGAGTACGACCGGGTGGATATCAAACTGGACTACCAGGGCCCGGGCCGCCGCCAGGTGCGCTTTCTGGTGCGCAATTTCAACCCGCAGTACAGCAAGACCGACACCCCGGAAACCTGGAAAAACAACCTTGTCAGCTTTACGCCCAAGGCCGGTGGCGAGGTGATCTCGATCCCGTTTGACCTGTTCAGCGTGGCCGAATGGTGGCTGGACGAACACCATATTCCGCTGCAACAAAGTGCGGTAGACCTGCACAACGTCCCCATGATCAGCGTGACCACTGCCGGCTTCAAAGAACCCGGCCTGCACCGCGTCAGCGTGGATTACATCGCCTTTCACGGCAAATGGATCAGCCGGGAAAAACTGGCCACCTTGCTGGTGCTGTGCTGGATCATCCTGTCGGCCAGCGCGCTGATCCAGGACCAGACGCGCCTGCACCGCAGCCTGGCGGAAAGCCGCGAACGCGAGCGCTCGCTGCGCGACCTGGCCGATACCTTGCACCTGGAAAAAATCCAGATCTCGGAACAGGCCCAGCGCGACCCGCTGACCGGCATCCGCAACCGCGCCGGCGTGCTGGAAGAATTGCTGCGCGCGTCTGAACAAGCCCGCCATACCGGCAAACCGCTGGCCATGGTGTTTGTCGATATCGACCACTTCAAGGCAGTGAACGACACCCACGGGCACGAGGTGGGCGACATGGTGCTCAAGCAGTTTGCGCAATTGCTGGGCACGCAGATCCGCACCGGGGATTACCTGGTCCGCTGGGGCGGCGAAGAACTGGTGCTGTTCTTCCCCAACGCCACCCTGGAGACCGCCACCAGCCGCGCCGAGCGCATGCGCCAGTCGCTGACGGAAGTCATCTGGCCGGCCGGCATGCGCATCACCGCCAGCTTTGGCGTCACCGTCATGGGCAGCGATGAACAGATCGCCCAGTTCATCCGCCGCGCCGACGACGCGCTATACGAAGCCAAACGCAATGGCCGCAACCGCGTGGTGAGCAAGGCGCCGGGCGAGGCCTCGGGCCCCGACAACCGCACGGACCAGCATTAGACTGCAAGCTCCCCCATCCGGAGCAACTGTATGCGCGGTTCCTGTCTTTGCCAGGCCATTGAATACGAGATCAGCCAGCTCGACTCCCCCATCGAACACTGCGCCTGCGATACCTGCCGCAAAGCCCACGCGGCGGCGTTCAACACGGCGGCCATGGTCAAGCACGCGCACTTTCGCTGGATCAAGGGTGAGGATCAACTAACCGCGTATGAATCATCCCCGGGCAAGCGGCGCTATTTTTGCGCCCGCTGCGGCACGCACCTGATTGCGCAGCGTGACGGGCGCGATGCCCTCATCCTGCGTGTCGCCACGCTGGACGAAGACCCGCACCAGGCACCGGAGTACGTCATCTGGGCCAGCCACGCCGTACCGTGGCTGGCGTATGACACGCCTATCCCGGCCTATGCGCAATGGCAGCCGGGGCACAACTGAAAAGACGCATCAACGCCGCTTGCAGCTCTTGATGTAATCGAGCTGCGGGAAATTCTGCTTGAGGTAAGCCGCGCCATCGGCCGCTGCAATCTTCTGCGGATCAGGCCCCTTGCCCCACGGCGGCATGTCGCCGTATCCGGTATTCAGATGCGCCATCGTTGCCTGGATGCTGGCGGGCGTGACCTGGGCAAACGGGGTTTCCCACGGTTGTTCGCCCAGGCCGCCGATGTTGTCGCCCAGTGTGAGGAACATCTGCGTGGCGCGGGTATTGGCCCCTGCCCCGGCAAAACTCAGATAACCGCGCTTGAATGGCCGCAGCGCAGGCTGCCTGGGGTCGTCGGCAATGGTGCCGTAGGTTTTGGCATTGGCGTGCGGCGGCATGGCGCCGAACTGGCAGATAAAGTTGTTCACGCAACGGAACAGCGGCACGTCGGCAAAAAAGCCGTCATCCACCATCTGCAAAAACCGCGCCGCGCCCAGGGGCGACCAGGCGGGTTGCACGGTGATATCCAGATCTCCCCTGGTGGTGGCACAGGTCACGTTGACGGGTTTGGGGTCGGCGTGGGCCAGGGTAAATGCCAGACAGGCCAGCGTGCTCAGTAACAGACTGCGGCGAAACGGTTTCATGTCATCCTCCGGATTGGCTTTGTTGTTTTGCACTACCGTGCGCGGAGCATGCCACAAGCATTGTTAACGCCAAACAATGCCCAACAAAAAACCCGCCAGCGGCGGGTTTTTGTCTGAATAGCGGTCTGTGGTCAGGCGGTAGTGTTCACCGTGCCACCCACGCGCTGACCCAGCGTGTTATAGGTGGGGTTGTTCTGTGCCGCGGCCGCTGCAGCGGCGCTGGCTTGTGCCTGGGCGGCCTGGTGCGCGGCGTTGGTGGCGGCATTCTGGTTGGTCTGGTTGACCGAATGCGTGGTGTTGACGGTGGTGCTGCCATTGGCAGTGCTCACACCGTTGTTCACCGGTGTTGCGGGTGCCGGGCCAGGCGCACTCGCAGCACGCACTTCGTCGTGCGTGTTGTTGTCTTGCGTGCGTCCCAGTGTCTGGTTGTCGTTGGCCTGCGGCGCGCGTTGCAGCGACGACGAAGCCAGCGGTGAAGCTACAGGACTGTTCAAACCCACGTTCATGATCACTCCAGATACACGTGCGCCAGCCGCTATGCAACTGACATGGCGTTATTATCTGCCGTTTTACTCAAGACGCCAGTCACCGATCGTCAGATTGGTCTTGAGCAATGTCAGCATGCAACCGATAACCCGCTTCTGCTTACGGGGCTTGTCGCGCGTGGCCAGGCCGGATGCCGCGTTTTTTCTTGCACGGGCCGCAATCCTCCGGCTGTTCTGGCGTGCTTGCATACAAAATGCTGACGCACCATTTCAGTAAAAAGGAGACGAATGGTCGTCCTGTTGATGACCCGACAGCGGCCATTGCGCTTGCTTGCTTCGGCAATATTTGTATGTAAAAGGATACAACCTGCTAGATGTCTTCGGCATGTCATCCAGGCACGGCGTAATACGCCGCCATTCGCACCCGTCAGAGGTGCATTTACCTGGAGCACTCCGATGTCAAAACGCTTGTCTTGTCTTGCGCTGTTGCTGTCCCTTGCTTGCGCCTCCACCTTCGCCGCCACCTCCCGCGCCAGTTGGGTGGTGAACGATGTCTATAACTACAACCACCCGTATGCCGCGACCGACAGCACTGATCTGGCGACCAAGATGTCGACCATGAACAGCAGCGCGTTCTATTTCTACCGCGGCACGGCAGACATTTTCTATCACGACATGACCACCCTGCCTGCCTCGGCCTATACCAGCGCCTCGACGGCGTATACCTGGTTGTGCGGTGATGCGCACATCGCCAACTTTGGCGCGTGGCAAGACAGCAGCAACAAGGCCGTGTTCGGTGTGAACGATTACGACCAGGGCTACCTGGGCCAATACGTGTGGGACCTGCGCCGCGCGGCGGTGAGCATGGTGCTGGCCGGCCGTGAAAACGGCATCGCCGACAAGGACATCACCACCGGGATCAACACCTTTGTCAGCGCCTATCTGGCCCAATTGGGCAAGTTCAACGGCACGACAACCGAGAAGAGCTTCCAGCTGACCACCAGCAATACCAGCAGCGTGATCAAGGATGTGATCTCTGATTCGGCCGGCGACAAGCGCTCTGATCTGTTGTCCAAATACACCAGCACCAGCGGCAGCAAGCGCACCTTCCAGACCACCTCGCAACTGGTTGCGGTGAATTCCAGCACCTACTCGGCCATCACCGCAGCGGTGGCCAGCTATGTGCAGACCATTTCTTCGTCCAAGCAATACGCCGCCAGCTTTTACACGGTGAAAGACATCCGCCAGAAGCTGGGTTCGGGCACCGGCAGCCTGGGCCGTTATCGCTACTACGTGCTGATCGAAGGGGCCTCCACGTCGACTTCTGACGACGTGATCCTGGAGCTCAAGCAAGAAGCCCCGAGCGATGTCTCGATTGCAGACCCGGCCCAGATGGGCACTGGCGACTACGCCAACAACGAAGGTAATCGCGTGGCCCGCTCGGCCAAGGCACTGGTGCTGAACGCCGACGTGCTGGTGGGTTACACCACCATCAACGGCATCCCGTTCTATGTGCATGAGAAGTCCCCGTTTGCCGAAGACTTCGATTACACCGATCTCTCCAGCAGCAGCAAATTCAACACCGCCATGACCTATGTCGGCCAGGCGCTGGCTTCTGCCCATGCATTGGCCGATCAGGATTACGACGCCACCGTGGTGCCGTACCAGATCGAGACGGAAATCCTGAACGCCGTGACCAGCCAGAGCGGTCTGCAAAGCGAAATCTCTACCTTTGCATTCAGCTATGCCGATCAGGTCAACCTGGACTGGCAAGCCTTCCAGGCCGCGTACAAGGCCGGTACGCCGCTGTACTAAGCCGCCAGTTCGCACCAGCAACGGCCACGCTTTATGCGTGGCCGTTTTGTTTTATCGCTGCCGTTCATCATTTGCCAGATTGACAGCGCCAGCCCGTTTGCATAAATATGATGATCATCATATATCGCATGGCAGCACCACCATGGAACCCAAACCCGGCCGCAAGCAGCAAAGCCATCAGCGCATTGTCGATGTCGCCGCACGCGCCATTCGCCGCGCCGGTTACAACGGCGTGGGCGTGGCCGACATCATGAAAGAAGCCGGCCTGACCCATGGCGGCTTTTATGCCCACTTTCCTTCGCGCGATGCCCTGCTGGTCGAAGCCACGCAAGCGGCATCCCGGCAAAGCATTGCCAATATCAGCGCCGGACTGGAACAAGGCCGCCAGCAAGGTCTGAGCCCGCTGGCCGCGCTGATTGAGTCGTATCTGTCTGACCAGCATCTGGCCGATACCGAGTGCGGCTGTCCGGTGGCTGCACTGGGTTCGGAAATGCCGCGCCAGTCCGACATCGTGCGTGACGCAGCACGCGAGCGGGTGCAGGCCTTGATTGGCGGCGTCGGCAAGGTCTTGCCGCAAGACCGCGCCAGCCAGGCCGCCGTGCTGGCCGGTACTCTGGTGGGCACGTTGCAACTGGCGCGCACCCTGGGTGATAACGAGGCCGGCAAGGCCATACTGGCCAGTGCCCGCGCCACATTGCGGGCCCAGTACGATGACGCGGATGTAGCCAACGCAATCTCTTCGCCTGCCTCGACGCCCACGCACTGAGGCTGGCTTGTTCTTTGGTTTACCCCGGCTTTGCCGGTTTTGTTTTACTCCAAAATATGATGAACATCATATTTTGGACATCACAACGCACAGGAGCAACATCATGAAACTCGAAAACGCAGTGGTACTGGTGACGGGCGCCAACCGGGGCATCGGTCTGGCTTTTGCCAAGGCAGCGCTGGCCCGTGGCGCACGCAAGGTGTATGCCGCCGCACGCGACCCTGCCAGCATCACGCTGGAAGGCGTCATCCCGGTCAAGCTGGACGTCACCAGCGATAGCGACGTCGCCGCGCTGGCAGCAGAACTCAAAGACGTGACGGTGCTGATCAACAACGCCGGCATTGCGCAAATGAACGGTTTTCTGGATGACAACGCCATGGAATCTGCCCGCGCGCAGATGGAAACCAACTACTTCGGGCCGCTGCGCCTGGCACGCGCTTTTGCCGGCACCCTGGCGCACCATGGCGGCGGCGCCATCCTGAATGTCCTGTCGGTGGTGTCGTGGATCAGCTCGCCCATGATGGGCGGCTACAGCGCCAGCAAGTCTGCCGCGTGGAGCCTCACCAACGGCCTGCGACATGCCCTGCGCGCCCAGGGCACGCAAGTGGTCGGCCTGCATATGGGTTATGTGGATACCGATCTGACACAAGGTATTGATGCGCCCAAGACCTCGGCAGAGGTGATCGTGACCCGCGCGCTGGATGCGCTGGAAGCGGGTGAAGACGAAGCGCTGGGCGACGAGATCACCGCCCAGGTCAAAGCCGGTTTGTCGGCCACGCCGGGTATCTATACGGTTGATATGCGGCCTGCCGCTGATCACAACTGATCTAGTGGGGTGGGTCACTAAAACAAAAACCGGCCGCTATCGCAGGCCGGTTTTTGTTTCATGGCAACGCGGTATGCACCGCGCGGGCCAGGCCAGATGCCGGGCTAGATCCGGAATTCCGCCACGATTTCGCGCAGTTGCCCGGCCAGACCGTTGACGGCGGTCGCCTGGTCGGCGGCGGTCCGGGTGGCAGCCCCGTTGTGTTCGCTGCTTTGCGCCAGATGCTCGACATTTTGCGAGATGGATTCGTTGGCAATGCTTTGCTCGCGCACGGCCAGCGCCACTTCACCCATGGCCGCTTCAATCCGGCTGCTGGCCTCACGCAGTTGCTGGACCACGCTGGCGGCATTGGCGGCCTGGCTGCGGCACTCGTCCACGCGCCCCACCACCACTTCCATCTGCGTCACCACACGGCCCACACTGTGCTGAATGTCGGCGATTGTCGTCTGGATCTGGTTGGTCGAGTTGGAGGTATGTTCCGCCAGTTTGCGTACCTCGTCGGCCACCACCGCAAAGCCCCGGCCTTGCTCGCCGGCCCGGGCAGCCTCAATGGCAGCGTTGAGCGCCAGCAGGTTGGTTTGCGATGCCAGACCCTTGATCACATCCAGCACGCCGGAGATTTCGCTGGATGCCTTACCCAGCAGGTCTACATCCCGCGCGGCTTCTTCAATCAGCCCAGCAATCGAGGTAATGCTGGTTTCTGTGCGCTGGAATTCCTCGGCACTCTGCCCGCTCTTGTCGCCGGCGTCTTTGGACAGACCGTGCGCTTCCTGCGCTTCGGTAGACGTGTGCGCCAGGCTCACGGCAATCTGCTCGACCGCCGCGGCAATACTGCCGGTGTTCTGGTTCTGCAGTTCAGTGCTGTTGGCCAGTTGCTGCGACGCCCCGTTCAATGCCGTGGCGCTGGCGGACAACTCGTTGGACACCGTATTCATGCGCACCAGGGCTTTTTGCACGTGATCCAGACACGAGTTCAGCGCCGTACCCAGCACCCCGATCTCGTCTTCGGATTTCACTTTCACGCGGGAGGTAAAGTCGTTGTCGCGGGTAATGATCTGCACCTTGTCCGCCACCTCAGCCAGCGGGCCGGTCACGGTGCGGGTGGCCAGCCAGTAAAAGCCGGACAAACCCGCCACAATGGCAATCACCATGCCCACCATGCTCAAGGTGAACTGGCGCTCGGCCATGCTGTGCGCTTGCGCTTCAATGGCGGTGGAGTCATCACTGATGCGGGCGACCGCATCAGTCAGCATGCGGGTCGGTTCGCGGTCGATCCCGGCGACAGCGGCATCACCGGCGGCTGACTGAAAGCCAGCTGCCTTGAATGCCTCCAGCCCCTTGCGGTAGCCCTCGCCCAGTTTCTGGTGCGCATCACGGAACTGGCGGACCAGATCCGCGCTGGCGCCGGGTGGCAGAATCTGTTGCAGATGATCGGCCGTTTGCTGCACGGCGGCTTCATCTTTGAGGAAGGCGTTCCAGTATTGATCCAGTTTTTCCGGCTTGGCGCCGCGCAAGAGCGTGTCTTTCCACTCTTGCACCTGAATCTTGAACGTCACTTGCATGGACAACACCTGAACCTGGGCGTCCTGCAACTGTTTCACGTCGTTTTCATAACGACGCACGCTCGATTGCATGCCGGCAATCCCGATAAATGCCGCTGCGGCTACCAGACTGGCGGCCACCAGATAGCACACCAGAATCTTGCCCCGAACACTTCGCAACATGCCGGCTCTCCCTTTTCCGATTACCTATGCCTTGATCATAAGCCAGGCTTACAATTTTTGCTTACAAGGTCGAGCCAGTGTCGGTTTCCTTTCACACTGGTTTGCACAAGTCACTGAAAATACGGTATGACGCATCGCAGCATGCTGGTCAATTCTGGCAGCAACTGCAATTTATGCACTAGCGTGCAAGCAAGAACCGGCCGATATCAATCCGGTATTGCTCTGGCGATTCCACCCCCACTACCCGATCGCCACCGCGCTGCGCTTCCCATGCCATGTCGATGTCGACCGGCTGGATATAGCTGTTGGTACGCAATGAAAACACCGCCTTCAAGCGCGGCAGCAACGGCGCCGCAGCATTGGCTTCCACCACAATGGCCAGCCGTCCGGAATGCAGCCGCAGCAGTGAACCCACCGGGTAAATCCCCACCGTGCGGATAAAGTGCTGCACCAGTTGCGGGTCAAAATGATTCGGGCTCCATTCCCACAGTTTGCGCAGCACTTGCGCTGCGGGCAGCCCCTTGTGATAAACCCGGTCAGAGGTAATGGCGTCGTAGACATCCACGATCGACGCCATGCGCGTAATCTGGCCGATCTCATCGCCCTTGAGCTTGTGCGGGTAACCGGTGCCGTCCAGCCGTTCGTGATGATGCAGGGTCACCTCAAGCGCGACCGGATCAATGCCATCCAGTTGCCGCAGCACCTCCCAGCCTTCCAGCGGGTGGCTTTTCATGACATTGAATTCTTCTTCGCTCAAGCGCCCGGGTTTGTTCAGGATGTCATCGGGCACGCACATTTTGCCGGTGTCGTGCAGCAAACCCGCTACGCCGGCGCTGCGCACGGTGTCGGCATCCATCCCCAGGCTTTTGGCAAAGGCAATCATCAAGGTGCCGACGGCCACTGAATGCAGGAAGGTGTATTCGTTCTTGTTCTTGATGCACAAAATACCCAGCATGGCGCTGGCATTGCGCTCGATGGTGCCGGCAATGGCATCCACCACGTCTTCCACCTCGGCAATCTCGACCATGCGGCCCAGGCGCACGTCCTGCATCACCTTGCGCACGGCCTTGTCGGCTTGCTTGTGAATGCTGGCCGCGCGCACGGCCTCATCGCGCAGCGAGGCCGGACGCAGTTCGATTTCCGGCTTGACCTGTCTGGACAGCGCTTCGAGCAAGGTCGCTTCGGTGGTGGCCTGCACTTCTTCCAGCGTCGGCGCTTCGGTCACATCGCAGCCGCGGGCGGCGTCGATATACAACTCTTTGAGACCGGTTGCGCGAATCTGCGCCAGATCGTCCAGCGTTTCGAGCATGAACTGGTTGCGAACGAACGGATGATCAAACCACGCCAGATTCAGGTCGTGAATGTACATCCCGGTGGTAAGTTGATCGATACTGATTTTGCGGATCATGCGCGCGCCCTGCTACCCGTGGAATTTGCCGCGTTGCGGGTCTGTTACCCGATTCGCGTCATTGTTTTGTGTTCACTGTAGCAGCGCCGGGAAGGGGCAAGCCAGCGGGCATTGACAGGTGTCGCCCCGAAATCACAACCAGGCCCAAGCCTTGTTGATGCCGGAAAGTGGGCCGTCAGCCAGCCGGAAGATCAGCCTGAAATGGCGCGGTGGGCGTGCCCTGATGAAAGACCATCTGCCAGTGTGCCGCGCGCTGACGCCATACCGAACTACGCAGTGCGTGGCGGATCAGGGCGCCGTCGCTTTCCAGCGTGGCAGAACGGTAGGTCAGTAGCACAAGGCCGGGCGCCAGCAGCGTGAGCACAAACTGATCGGCATAAACACTGGTTGCCGGCGCAGCGGGTTCTGCAGCCAGCGCGGCCAGCACGATGGCCCGGTCATACAGGCGGCCGCTGTAGCCGATCTCGCAAAAGTCATCGGCCAGCAGCGCGCTCACCTGCGCGGCGTCTTGCCGCGTCGCAGGCTGATGCAGGGCGGTTTCGAGTTCGATCAGGCGGGTGGCAATGGCAGCATCAAGCATGGTGGTCAGGTGGCGCCGGGCATCTACATGGCGCGATCACTGCGCGGGCGCATGTTGAATTCATCCACCAGCTTTTGTTCTTGCCTGGCTTCACGTTTGATCTCGTTCTGGTTGTGACGGGTTTCCAGTGTTTCAAAGGCTTTGACCTTTTTCTCGCACTCCTGCCAGGCGCCCTTGAGTTTGTCGTACTCGCGCTGCAGGCGTTCGACCTCGGCCATCTGCTGGGCGGCGGCTTCATCCAGCCGCCCCAGGAACAGCTGGAAATCGCGCCATTGGGTTACGGTCATGCCGCCCTGGCCGGACTGCGTCAACCGCGCGCGGTATTCCGAGCGGTAGTCCTCAACCTGGATCAGTTTTTGCCGCGCCGTTTCTGTTCTGGCCGCGGCACTTTGCATGAGCCTGGCCGCTTCCTCACGTTGTTCACGGCTAAGCGTCAACAAAAAGGCAAAACGAAACTGTGCCACGTGTAAACCCTGTGATCTGTAGAGGCGTCACCCTGCAATAACGGCAAGGCGCAATGCTTATTGTGGCGGGGCCACCCCGAAGAGTTCCGCCAGTCTGGTGCGCGCGCCTGCGTAGCTTTCCCGTTCTTCAATCGCCTGCTGCAAGAACCGCTCAAAGGAGGGGAAGCGGCGGATGGCGTCATCCAGGGTTGGATCACTGCCCGCCACATAAGCACCCACACTGAGCAAGTCACGGCTGCGCTGGTAACGCGACCACAAATGCTTGAAGCGGCGTACCAGGTCAAATTCCTGCTGCGAGATGATGTCGTGCATCACCCGGCTGATCGATGCTTCGATATCGATGGCCGGATAATGGCCGGATTCGGCCAGATTACGTGACAGGACAAAGTGACCATCGAGAATGGCCCGCGCGTTATCCGCAATCGGGTCTTGCTGGTCATCACCTTCCGACAACACGGTGTAGAACGCCGTGATGGAGCCCCCGCCCTCTTTGCCGTTCCCGGCGCGCTCAACCAGTTGGGGCAAACGCGCAAAGACCGACGCCGGATATCCCTTGGTAGCAGGTGGTTCGCCCACTGCCAAGGCAATCTCGCGTTGTGCCATGGCGTAACGGGTGAGCGAATCCATGATCAAAAGTACATTCTTGCCTTCATTGCGAAAGTACTCCGCAATGCTGGTGGCATAGGCCGCGCCGTACAAGCGCAACAGCGGCGAAGTATCGGCCGGGGCCGCCACCACAACAGAGCGCTGCAGGCCGGATTCGCCCAGAATGTTCTCGATAAAGTCTTTGACCTCGCGGCCACGCTCACCGATCAGCCCCACCACCACTACATCGGCCGTGGTGTAGCGCGCCATCATGCCCAGCAGCACCGATTTGCCGACACCGGAGCCGGCAAACAGCCCCAGCCGCTGGCCGCGCCCCACTGTCAGCAAGGCGTTGATGGCACGCACGCCGACATCCATCACGTCGCGCACCGGCTGGCGATACATCGGGTTGAACGGGCGGGAGAACAGCGGCATCCAGTCATCGCTGTCCAGCCGTCCTTTGCCATCCAGCGGCCGGCCCAGCGCATCGACCACGCGGCCGAGCATGCCCCAGCCCACAGGCACCTGACGGCCATGATCTTCCACGCGCCGTTGCGGCGGACGCGGCTTGCCGTATT
This is a stretch of genomic DNA from Silvimonas iriomotensis. It encodes these proteins:
- the fliJ gene encoding flagellar export protein FliJ, whose protein sequence is MAQFRFAFLLTLSREQREEAARLMQSAAARTETARQKLIQVEDYRSEYRARLTQSGQGGMTVTQWRDFQLFLGRLDEAAAQQMAEVERLQREYDKLKGAWQECEKKVKAFETLETRHNQNEIKREARQEQKLVDEFNMRPRSDRAM
- a CDS encoding GFA family protein, whose product is MRGSCLCQAIEYEISQLDSPIEHCACDTCRKAHAAAFNTAAMVKHAHFRWIKGEDQLTAYESSPGKRRYFCARCGTHLIAQRDGRDALILRVATLDEDPHQAPEYVIWASHAVPWLAYDTPIPAYAQWQPGHN
- a CDS encoding DUF2252 domain-containing protein; amino-acid sequence: MSKRLSCLALLLSLACASTFAATSRASWVVNDVYNYNHPYAATDSTDLATKMSTMNSSAFYFYRGTADIFYHDMTTLPASAYTSASTAYTWLCGDAHIANFGAWQDSSNKAVFGVNDYDQGYLGQYVWDLRRAAVSMVLAGRENGIADKDITTGINTFVSAYLAQLGKFNGTTTEKSFQLTTSNTSSVIKDVISDSAGDKRSDLLSKYTSTSGSKRTFQTTSQLVAVNSSTYSAITAAVASYVQTISSSKQYAASFYTVKDIRQKLGSGTGSLGRYRYYVLIEGASTSTSDDVILELKQEAPSDVSIADPAQMGTGDYANNEGNRVARSAKALVLNADVLVGYTTINGIPFYVHEKSPFAEDFDYTDLSSSSKFNTAMTYVGQALASAHALADQDYDATVVPYQIETEILNAVTSQSGLQSEISTFAFSYADQVNLDWQAFQAAYKAGTPLY
- a CDS encoding SDR family oxidoreductase — protein: MKLENAVVLVTGANRGIGLAFAKAALARGARKVYAAARDPASITLEGVIPVKLDVTSDSDVAALAAELKDVTVLINNAGIAQMNGFLDDNAMESARAQMETNYFGPLRLARAFAGTLAHHGGGAILNVLSVVSWISSPMMGGYSASKSAAWSLTNGLRHALRAQGTQVVGLHMGYVDTDLTQGIDAPKTSAEVIVTRALDALEAGEDEALGDEITAQVKAGLSATPGIYTVDMRPAADHN
- the fliI gene encoding flagellar protein export ATPase FliI: MTTNLFDATRLYLDECAHASKRIRPWLPRGKLVRVSGLVLEATGLRLPIGASCEVMTPGNMSVEAVVVGFQDEKLFLMPISEIYGVEPGAEVVPHEDVAAWVPEYGKPRPPQRRVEDHGRQVPVGWGMLGRVVDALGRPLDGKGRLDSDDWMPLFSRPFNPMYRQPVRDVMDVGVRAINALLTVGRGQRLGLFAGSGVGKSVLLGMMARYTTADVVVVGLIGERGREVKDFIENILGESGLQRSVVVAAPADTSPLLRLYGAAYATSIAEYFRNEGKNVLLIMDSLTRYAMAQREIALAVGEPPATKGYPASVFARLPQLVERAGNGKEGGGSITAFYTVLSEGDDQQDPIADNARAILDGHFVLSRNLAESGHYPAIDIEASISRVMHDIISQQEFDLVRRFKHLWSRYQRSRDLLSVGAYVAGSDPTLDDAIRRFPSFERFLQQAIEERESYAGARTRLAELFGVAPPQ
- a CDS encoding peptidylprolyl isomerase, which produces MKPFRRSLLLSTLACLAFTLAHADPKPVNVTCATTRGDLDITVQPAWSPLGAARFLQMVDDGFFADVPLFRCVNNFICQFGAMPPHANAKTYGTIADDPRQPALRPFKRGYLSFAGAGANTRATQMFLTLGDNIGGLGEQPWETPFAQVTPASIQATMAHLNTGYGDMPPWGKGPDPQKIAAADGAAYLKQNFPQLDYIKSCKRR
- a CDS encoding TetR/AcrR family transcriptional regulator, whose translation is MEPKPGRKQQSHQRIVDVAARAIRRAGYNGVGVADIMKEAGLTHGGFYAHFPSRDALLVEATQAASRQSIANISAGLEQGRQQGLSPLAALIESYLSDQHLADTECGCPVAALGSEMPRQSDIVRDAARERVQALIGGVGKVLPQDRASQAAVLAGTLVGTLQLARTLGDNEAGKAILASARATLRAQYDDADVANAISSPASTPTH
- a CDS encoding HD-GYP domain-containing protein, with product MIRKISIDQLTTGMYIHDLNLAWFDHPFVRNQFMLETLDDLAQIRATGLKELYIDAARGCDVTEAPTLEEVQATTEATLLEALSRQVKPEIELRPASLRDEAVRAASIHKQADKAVRKVMQDVRLGRMVEIAEVEDVVDAIAGTIERNASAMLGILCIKNKNEYTFLHSVAVGTLMIAFAKSLGMDADTVRSAGVAGLLHDTGKMCVPDDILNKPGRLSEEEFNVMKSHPLEGWEVLRQLDGIDPVALEVTLHHHERLDGTGYPHKLKGDEIGQITRMASIVDVYDAITSDRVYHKGLPAAQVLRKLWEWSPNHFDPQLVQHFIRTVGIYPVGSLLRLHSGRLAIVVEANAAAPLLPRLKAVFSLRTNSYIQPVDIDMAWEAQRGGDRVVGVESPEQYRIDIGRFLLAR
- a CDS encoding nuclear transport factor 2 family protein, giving the protein MLDAAIATRLIELETALHQPATRQDAAQVSALLADDFCEIGYSGRLYDRAIVLAALAAEPAAPATSVYADQFVLTLLAPGLVLLTYRSATLESDGALIRHALRSSVWRQRAAHWQMVFHQGTPTAPFQADLPAG
- a CDS encoding methyl-accepting chemotaxis protein; protein product: MLRSVRGKILVCYLVAASLVAAAAFIGIAGMQSSVRRYENDVKQLQDAQVQVLSMQVTFKIQVQEWKDTLLRGAKPEKLDQYWNAFLKDEAAVQQTADHLQQILPPGASADLVRQFRDAHQKLGEGYRKGLEAFKAAGFQSAAGDAAVAGIDREPTRMLTDAVARISDDSTAIEAQAHSMAERQFTLSMVGMVIAIVAGLSGFYWLATRTVTGPLAEVADKVQIITRDNDFTSRVKVKSEDEIGVLGTALNSCLDHVQKALVRMNTVSNELSASATALNGASQQLANSTELQNQNTGSIAAAVEQIAVSLAHTSTEAQEAHGLSKDAGDKSGQSAEEFQRTETSITSIAGLIEEAARDVDLLGKASSEISGVLDVIKGLASQTNLLALNAAIEAARAGEQGRGFAVVADEVRKLAEHTSNSTNQIQTTIADIQHSVGRVVTQMEVVVGRVDECRSQAANAASVVQQLREASSRIEAAMGEVALAVREQSIANESISQNVEHLAQSSEHNGAATRTAADQATAVNGLAGQLREIVAEFRI
- a CDS encoding GGDEF domain-containing protein, with the translated sequence MPLTGFHRLAMLLLLLLSVLLLAWQHWGMDRVLYIDARSGYPVSVISDGDGQKDPAGYSQASYQAQDHRMRMDCTLTTRYEWPYCELDVQLAKAPEGIDLAEYDRVDIKLDYQGPGRRQVRFLVRNFNPQYSKTDTPETWKNNLVSFTPKAGGEVISIPFDLFSVAEWWLDEHHIPLQQSAVDLHNVPMISVTTAGFKEPGLHRVSVDYIAFHGKWISREKLATLLVLCWIILSASALIQDQTRLHRSLAESRERERSLRDLADTLHLEKIQISEQAQRDPLTGIRNRAGVLEELLRASEQARHTGKPLAMVFVDIDHFKAVNDTHGHEVGDMVLKQFAQLLGTQIRTGDYLVRWGGEELVLFFPNATLETATSRAERMRQSLTEVIWPAGMRITASFGVTVMGSDEQIAQFIRRADDALYEAKRNGRNRVVSKAPGEASGPDNRTDQH